The window GCCCTGTTAACTCTTCTCCAAGTCTGACACGTGCTTCGTGTAACTCCGAGACCCTGTGACCCACCTGTGCAATGACAGGGCTGCACAGAGCTGTGGGTGGGCTGAACTCTCAGGTGAACTGACCTGAGATAGACAGGACCCAGTCCATTGAGCCTAGCGGTCTTCCTGCCTTGCCCTAAGCTTGGCAGGACAGACTGGTTTTGCTGGGAACCAGGGGTATTGGAGCTCTGCTGGACAGATAGGCTGTGGTGAGCATGCCAAAGGGCACAGGGGGAGGCTGGGCATAGGGGCATAGGGAAAAGGCTCCAGGCTCCAGCCCTGCATGTCTTCACACAGGAGGTTTATGAATCTTGGGGGACAATCTCACAGTGCATTGATGCACGTGGTGTCCTTTCCCACCCACCACTCCAAGACTGGCCTCTGTGTTCTGGGCTGCTGGTTCCTGTGATGCAGGCCCGGGTATACGGGCACTATAGGTTTGCCCAGGGTCCTGGCAGATTTGGGTGCTCTGAAAACCTTCAAGTGTCCCCTCCTTTGGGCGGGGGGGTCCCATAGCAACCTCCAGGAGACCCTGGTGGCCATGTGCTAGGATGGGAGTCTAGCTGACCCAGCCCATCTTCTCTGGGGAGCCCCCTTCCCAAGCTAAGCCCTGCAGCTATTAGGGCCTGGGCCCATCTTGGGCCTAAAGTGGTCTTGGCGTTGTCCTCTCAGGGGGCAGAGGAGCTGGGGTTCCAGAGTTCCGGGGAAGGAGAGTGGGCCAACTGCCAGCCTTCATGTTGGTTAGCTGGGACATGCATGGTGGGAGCTGGCTCTCACAGGAAGCAGGGCCTGGCATTGCCTCCACCTATGTCCCCGGGCCTGAGGTAACCGAGCTCTCCATCTACAGGTGTGAACGAGTCACCGCTGATGACCTGGGGGGAGGTTGAAAATACTCCCTTGAGAGTTGAGGGATCTGAAACCCCCTATGTGGACAGGACACCAGGGCCAGCCTTCAAGGTGGGTCACAGTGGGGTGCCCAGATGGGACCCTGGGTAGACACTCAGTCTTTGGAGCACTTGTGCCTTGATGCACAGAGGATGGTCTAGTTGCCACTGGTCAAAGCAGAAGCAACAGAAGGGCTGAGCTGTGCTCCAGGCTGCACACCTGTGTGTCATTGCACTTCTGAAGAAGACCAGGGCACTGAGGGCAGGTGTGGGGCGAGGGCACCAGAGCCACAACCCTGTGAGCCTGCAGGGTCGGGCCGGGAAGGGCCTCAGAACTACAGTGTTCGGTGGGCTGTGCTTTGTGTCCTCTGAAGGTTCACGTGCTGGTAGAGGAAAGCCTCTGGTTACAGGAGGGCAAGCACCAAGAGGCAGCAGTCTTGTAGAATCATCAAGAGTGTGGGGTTGTGAGGCCTGGAGCAGGTAGGGCAGGGGAGCTGGGTGCCAGGTGGTTTGTGGAGATGGGGCGGCCTAGGATGGCCCCAGAGTGGCTTTGAGAAGGTAAGGCACTCTGGTTTGCACACAGCTTGTTGGGGAAACTGAGTGGCTGGCATAGTTTGGAACGAGATGGAAGAGAAGTTGCTGGACACTGGGAGCATGTGGTCCTGTTTTCGGGGTACTGGGCCAGCAGTCCCAACCTGGAATGCTAGGAgatggcaggaggcagagggcaaTGTTGTTGCAGAGAGCAAAGGGCGAGGGGGTTACGTCAGCTGCTCTGAAACCCCAAAGGGTCAGGCATGGAACCTGGAATTAATGTAGGTCTGCTGCTAAGGGAGCTGGGTTCGAGGCTGTCTTGAACCAGTCCTTCTAAACACTTGCATTGTGTAGTTTGAAATGCAACAGAAAAAGAGATCTCGCTGACTGTAGCAGCAGAAATTGAGAACAACCAGCAGTACCTTGGCTTTCATAAAGAAACTACAGGCTAGTGCTGTGGGCTCGCAGAAGGAAGGTCAGAGGGTATGGGCCACGCCACAGGGCCTCCCTGGTGTGGCACCACTCTCATTTCGAGAGGGAACACATGTCCACACAGAACATATGCAAATCATTTTGGCACGTTGGTTCTTATATTTGTCTTGGACACGAGAATAACCAAGAAAAACCAGAGAGAGGCGGTGCACCAGAGGCACAGGGCTGTCAGAAGGCCGCCCTGGTCCCGGTGCCTACCAGGCAGCAGGGAAGAGCTTCTGAACAAACGTCCGTCCAAATCCAAATTCAGGGTTTGTGACCAATGACAATTCAAATCGTGCTGAGTAGTAGACTGTAATTGGACACGAAGTGCGTGATACGTATTGCAGAACGAGTTCCCCAAGTGGGAGAGTTAAGTGCAGAAAACAATACATGTGAACAACGAGAGGAAACTAGTCAATGCTTAATCTGGTGTGAAGGTAGGAGGGAGTAAACCAAAGAGGGGGGGTCACAAAGGaagcggggagggggtgggcagatAGTACCATACACAGTGGTAGACTTAACTACAGCAAAAAAAACCCATCGTGAGTAAACGTGAAAGCGAGTAACAGAAGGCGTTTGTATGGCAGAACTTAACAGAACTGATGGGGGAAAACTGTGAGGAAACAAACAAGCActcaaatagaaaaataggaCAAGATCAATTTTGGGAAGTTCTGGGAAGAAATACAGAAGGTCAGTGGGGGTTAAAGTCAGCAAGGGGTTTACTCCAGTAATCAGAGGGAAGCAGATTCAAACAAGACCCCCTTCTTTTCTAAAAGACCATCGGAGGTTCCTAAGTCTGCACCGCTGGCTTGCAGGGAACCGTGATGACAGGTGGGAGGCCTGGGCCTTTGGCGGGTGGACAGTGGAGGCAAGCTGGTCGGCAGCTTTCGGGGGCTTTTAGGGAGACAGCAGTTGTGAGGATCACAGGGCACCATGGGAAAGAGGCAGGTGCCCCAGCAGCAAGGGGCTGGCTGGCTTGACGGCAGGCCAGCCACACACTTGCTGCCTTGTAGATCCTGGAGCCCGGCCGCAGGGAACGGCTGGGGCTGAAGATGGCCAACGAGGCCGCTGCCAAGAACCGGGCCAAGAAGCAGGAGGCCTTGAGGAGAGTGACGGAGAACTTGGCCAGGTGAGGGGTGCCTGACCTGCATggggcgggcggggtggggggtcttTCCCTATTCCCACTTGGCCACAGCCCCTGCCGTGTGGATGCATGGTGTGCAGGCAGGcctgggggctctggggtggGTCCTGTGGCAGCTCCGCTGGTACGGGCACGGCCTGCATGAGCCAGGATGCAGGGCCCCTCTTCGTCTTTTCCTTCTTCAGCTGCCGCCTCAGCACATCCCTAAGAGGCACCTTTGGGCTCCTTATCCCGCTGTGAGCTCCCGTCAGCCCTGTGGAAACAGGTGGATCGTTCTCCTTGGAGAGAGCTGGGGTCCATCGCAGTCCCACCTCCAAGGGCAGCACCACAACTTGACCTTAAATTTGGCTACATAGCTATGTGCCAGGCCATCGGGTGTCCTCAGCTCATAATGACTATGCATCTCCCATGAGTGTTTGTGGGGCCATGGGAAACCCTGCTGCTGGCAGTGCCTGGTGGGGCCTAATGatgcctctctccccctccctttccacCCCAGCCTCACCCCCAAAGGCCTGAGCCCAGCCATGTCCCCAGCCCTGCAGCGCCTTGTAAGCAGGACAGCCAGCAAGTACACAGACCGGGCCCTGCGGGCCAGCTATACCCCATCTCCAGCACGCTCGAGCCACCTCAAGACCCCAGCTGGTGGGCCTCAGACCCCCACGAGCACACCGGCTCCTGGCTCTGCGGCACGCACCCCCCTCAGTCAGGACCCAGCCTCCATCACGGACAACCTGCTGCAGCTCCCTGCCCGGCGCAAGGCCTCAGACTTCTTCTAGAGCCAGGCCCGGGTCGGGCCTGTGGGAGCTTCGTGGAGCCTGCGGGGCAGCTGCCCGCTCAGCAGAGGACTCCAGCCTTCTGGGGACCCGGGCCCGGGCCAGAAATGGTGACTGACTGTCCCAGGAGCCATTGAAAAGATGCCGTGCCTCAGACAGGCTGGCATGAGACTTGCCCCACGGCCTTGGGATGTATCCCAGGGTCTGGCAGATAACTATTTTCTATCAGACCCCTGCCTCTTTCTGTCTAGCCGTCATTAAAGAGCACCTAGCACAGTCTGGCAGGACCTGTCTCTCTGGCCCACTCTGTGTGGCCCTTAGGCCACCCTTCCCCCTATGCTGGAGACCCCCTGCAAGCCACCCTCACCCCTATGCTAGAGACCCCCTGTACCACATCGTGGTCTCAGGACTGCAGGCCTCCCTGGGAGGAAGCTTCTGGGTGAGGTGAACTTGGAAGTTCAGGGTCTCTGGCCTTTCCTGCCACTCCTTGCATTGCTGTGTCCCCTCTAGAGCTTGGAACCTACCTTCCGCACTGAGTTCACAGCTCGTTGGGCCATGCTCCCCAAGTTCTGTCCccctgagggaaggagagagtccTTGAAAGTTCGGCCCCTCAGGTTCCCCTGGGGCTTTGGGACCAGGTTCTCAGCCTCAGGTGGGCCTGGCCTGTGTGGTTTGCTAGTGACAGAGTTGCGTGGGTCCTACGTGTCATACCATGTGGTCACTTTGAAAGTGGCCTCAATGTCACCTTCTCCAAGCACTTGGTCTCCAGATCAGGGGGTCAGGACTGtcttctcttcctgcccttccctgtcCTATTGCTCCAGGCACCACCTTCATATGCTGTTGAGTCACGAACAGGAGTTGTGGGTAATAGGAACCCAGGCCATACTGTCAAAGAGCAATGGGGCCAGGCTCCACGCAGACCCGAGAGTGCCATGTGCACCACAGGCCACAGGCCACACTTGCCTGTGACCTTGAGGGCTTTggtgcccctaggaggcctgggccAGCTGCTTCACATGGAGGTGATGGGTCTCTTCGGGCCTTAAGTGGGGTCAGGTCATGCTCTCTAAGGGGCTTGCACAGCTCAAGGAGACAGCCTAGAATCTGCTCAGACCAGAGTCTTTCTTGTTTTGAGCATACCCAGCCCTGCCCGGGCCATGGTCTTGGGTTGTCCTGGGGGGTCCTTGCTGCCTTCATGAGTGGTGTGTTCCCTGGAGGTTCGTGTGGGGCCAGTCGCCTGCCTAGGCACCCACTAGTCTGCACTGGACTGTCAGCTCCTGCCAGTTTCCAGGGGGCCAAGCCCTGTAACTCACCAAGGGGGCTGGGACTGCACCAGGACCGCCCAGGGGGTCAGGAAAGTATGGCCGTTGGTGCTTTTACCACATAGGGAAGGGGAGGGCTGGGCCACAGCAGCATGGAGGCAGACAGGTCTGAGTGGGTGGAAGATGCAGAGGGAGATGCTGTCTAGGCAAGGCCACTTAAAGCCAAGCACTGGCCGCCTCTGAACACTGGCTGGTGTATGGGGTGGATAGGGAGGAGTAGGGAGGGTGTGGTTGAGATATCTGGGCTGGGACTTTTCTGGCAAATGAAAGGGCACTCAAGGGGCCAAGGGTACTGATCTCAACCACAGGAATGGAGGGAGCGGAATATAAGGAGAAAGGGTCAGTCCGAGGGAGTGGGATGGGGTTGAGGTCAGGGTGGGCTGTGCTGGGCCTGAGCCAGAGACACATGCAGCCGGCCAACCCTGGAGGTGCTGGGTCCGGGGTGGGTcaaagggaggtggtgggggccTGGCTGTGGGCTGCAGCTTAGGTCTTCTTGCCCACAGAGTCTCGCCATAGTCTGCCTGTGCCCGAGCACCAGGCCCTGCACCCCTGTGCTGGAGACCCCCACGCCGCAGGAGGGGTGGTTGGCTGAGTCCTAGAGAAAAAGACTCCTCACGGGGCACTCTTAATGCTTGTATACACTTTGCGGTTTATTTGGTGGTCAGTAATTAATGTCTTTGCTACTAAGTGGAAGAAAGCTAATAGAACGTAATCAAAATAGTGGTTTAATTGACGGATTTTACTTGTTCCTTGCACCTGTGCCTTCTTCAGCTCCTACTGCCTATTTAGTTTATGTGGGCGCGCACCACGCACCACGCCCCCCAGGCCCTCCGCACCGCTAGGTGCTCGCTTTCCCCACCTCAGCTCCGGTGCCATGATGATCTTTTGCCTTGGAGGACTCGGCCGGCCTGTCCTCCACTCTGTCCTCGTTCTCAGGCACCACCAGCAGCCGGTGCTGGGTTTTGGCCCCCAGCTTATGGTCTGGCCGGTGCTCAGGCCGGTGCTCCGGCCGTGAGCCCGGCCGGGTGTCCAGTTTGCATTCGGCCCGGTACTTGCCCTCACCCTCCCTCTTGAAGGAGGCCGAAGACATGGCTTTGGGCTTGGGGGGCTGCAGCCAGGAGTGGCTGAGGATCTCGTCGATGTGCAGCCGCCGGTTGACGTCCGGCTGCAGGATGCGGTAGATGAGGTCCTTGCACTCGCCAGTCAGGTTCTTGGAGCGGGGGAAGTCCACGCGGTGCTCCTTCTGGATGCGCAGCATCTTCTTGATGTCGGAGTCGTCATAGGGCATGGAGCCGCAGACCATGATGTAGAGGATCACGCCCAGGCTCCAGATGTCATACACCTTGGGCTGGTAGGGGATGCCCTGCAGCACCTCGGGGGCCGCATACGCCGCCGACCCACAGAAGGTCTTGCTGAGGATGATGCGGCCGCTGCCGTCCCGCAGGCAGCGCTTGGAGAAGCCGAAGTCGGACAGCTTGATGTTGAAGTCCTTGTCGAGGAGAAGGTTCTCACACTTGAGATCTCGGTGGACGACGTCCAGGTCGTGGCAGTACTTGACAGCTGAGGAGAGCTGGCGGAACATCTTACGAGCCACGTCCTCGTGCAGGGCTCCCCGACACTTGATGAACTCCAGGAGGTCACCCTGGACCCCAAGCTCCATGACGATATAGATGCGCCCATCAGAGGTCTCAAAGATCTCGTAGGTCTTGATGATGGAGCGGTGGTTGACGGTTGCCAGGATGTCCATCTCCCGAGGAAGGAATCTCTCCACAAAGTCGGTAGGCGTCTTCTTGCGGTCGATGATCTTGACTGCCACGTTGAACTTGAGGCGCTCAGAGTAGGCAGATTTGACTTTCGCATACGACCCCTTGCCAAGATTGATGCCCACGATGTAACCCTTCTTCCTTAGGACCGCGGCATCGTCCATGGTGCCAGGAGCGGCTGGCGGCACTGCGCTCTACATCCCCTCCCCCTGTGGGCCAGCGGGCATTGTCCTCATTTACACTGTGGGGAGCCGTCTGGCAGGGCTGGGCTTGGACTTGGAGGGGTGGAACGCTCAGCATTGTCCCCGCGTGACTTCAGCATGTGAAGTCATAAAGCCAGCCTGCCAGGAGTAGGGACTGAGCTGGGGGAACCAGGGCCCCTGGAACCCTGGAAGTCAGGTTGGCCTACCAGGAGTGCCCACTCCCCGCCCGCTAGAAAGAAGGCGGCACCCAGGACTGCGGtaaccctccctgctcccccttgCTGCTGTTTCCTTGTCACGAGTCAGGCCCAAGGAAGGGCCACCCAGGTCAAGCCAGAGTGCTGGCCccatgcctgtttccttctcctgtCTGTGTGGACTGACCCTGCATTGGCCCATGTCCCACTAGGACTGATGGCCCGCAGCTGCTTTGGAGTGTGAAGAAAACCCTCTCTAGGACTTGTCTCCTTGGAACTGGTAGTGCCTGAGAGGAATGGCGCTGGTCTGGCCAGCCTTGTGAATGAGAGCAGTTCCTATTCGGGGCGGAAGGCTGGGCAGAGGAGTGCCACTGTGGCGGGCAGGGCATGAGTGGGCTGGGAGGGCcagcagggccctgggccctAGACTGGCAGATGCGTGTTCCAAGGGCTGGGGCCTCCctggaggccaggccaggcctcAGTCAGGTAGAGAAGGTGGTGAGGCATCCAGGCAGGGAAGAGCCTGGGAGAGGTGATGGCTTGTTCTGAGAATTGGTCAGTCTTACTGTGTGGAGGGAGGGTGGAGGAGAAGAGAAGTGGCGAGCAGCCATTTCAGGGGGCCGGAAGAGCCAGGATCCAAGTCACATTTTAAGATGGTCCCTGGCAGAGTGTCTAGAGAATGGGCTTCAGGGGGAGTGGAGGCCAGTGCCTTTGATCACAAGAGAGGAGGCTGGCCCAGGGTGGATCTGCAGGGACTgagcggcagagggagacagagggttTGGTGCGCTGACCCCTGAGTGGGCAGGGCCTTGGCCAGAGCTTTGGTGCTGGGGGTCCTCTGTAAGAGCAGGGTCGGGGatgtggggggcaggggtccTAAATTATGTCACTCTGGACCTTTGTGAGGAGCGGGCATGTGGCCTGGTGGACCTTTGGGATTTACATCTCTCAAGCTATCTTTTGCACCAGAAAGCAACATGAAAAcccttttgtttttgctttggggAATGTGGCATCTTGGGTATGTCTCCTTAGGTGCTTGGGAAGCCCTGCCGCTCCTTTGTTCTCCTTCACAGGCATCCTGTGGCCACACGTGGGCACGCCATGTGCTCTGTGttcaggggagagggggaggaggaggaggcctgcTTCTGTGTGGGTGGTCgggagaggaggggatggagGGGCCAGTGTGCAGAGGATCTGTAGGGCCCTGCCAGGTTGATGAGGggcagaacattccaggcagacgCACAGACCCACCTGAGGCACACGGGGAGCTCCCTGCATCTGGACGTTCATGTGGAAGCTCTCCAGGGCAGGGTGGCCGGCGTCCAGCCCCCCAACAGCCACAGCCTCCCTAAGgcctgctccctgctctctggggcTTCTGTTGCAGTGGCTTTGGCTtgatgcctgctctctcctggaaTGTCTTTGGCAGCAATGACCAGAACCTTTGCCTCCTGGGAGGGGCTGGCTAGGAGGACTTGCAGGCCAGGACCCAGGAGCATGACAGTCTCCTCGGCCCTTCTCCTGCACTTCCGAATATTCTATCTGGGGCCCCCCCTGCATGTCGGCCTTTTTAGCTGACTCTGCTCACCCACCTGTTTCCCACTTTTTTTGTGGATTCTGCTTCCTCATATTCTGCCCTTGCCCAGGGCCGTGTGACTTCTTTggctcccaggggcctggggtgggggggtgggggggggaggtacGAGCTGAGCCTCTGGGGCCGGGAGGCAGGCCCTCCTGGTGGGTTCCGGCGGGGAAGTGTTCCACTGGACCTGCGACTTCCAGGAGCTACTCCCAGCTTGTAGCCCTGTGCATGGGAGAACTCGGGACTCTGGCAAGGCCACTtctctctgagtttcagtttcctccaTTTCTCCACTCACCCTATAGGCATTTGAGGGTTGGTTCCAGATGCTGGGATTCGCTGATGAACTAGACAGGACCCGTGCCTTCCTGAAGCCCAGAGGACAGGGAGCTTCCATGTCACACCAACAGCTCAAATGCCCAGTGGTGGCAACCTTTGGCACGGGAACACGGGGCTGTGAGGGAAAAACTGGGCCTGGATTTAGGGAGGCTGGGAGGGCTGAGGTCTGAGGAGTTTGCCCCATGGAGGGGGACGAGGACCTGCTAGAACTCATGATGGCTTGAAAGGACACAGAATGGTGGGAATgtgcagggaaggaagggagcccTGCAGACCCTGGAGGCCATGGTGAGGGTCTTGATCCTAAAGCCTTAGGGAGGATCATCGAAGGGGTCAGATCCAGGGCTGACCCTGGGAGTGGCCCGGAACATGAGGCCACCTGGGGAGGAGTGGGCTTTAGTCACCTGGGCCACTACTCTgtgctgtgtgatctcaggcagTTGcccaccctctctgagccttctcTCTACTTGTAaagcacacagtagatgctcctTCGTGGGGCCCCTCCTGCCCAGGCTTGTGTTCTGGCTAGGCTGTAGTGAATTGCTCCCAGGCCCTCTTGCTGCTCATTGCCCACTACCCTGATGACCACAACAAGCCACAGACGACCAAGGTGAGGAGGTTCACAAGCTTGTCCTCAGGATGTCCTCACTCCAGCTAACCCTGTGTGCTCTGGAATTTTACTCTGCCAGTGGATAATCTGCTTGATGCTGGGTTCCTGGGGTCTCTGGGGGGAAATTGGGTGGCTCCCCCAGTATTGCCCAGGGTCGGTTCTGCGCCTGAACCTCAGCATTCACAGGCCTGCCCCAGAGGAGCTTAGAGTGATGGGCTGCCGAGCTCAGAAGGCTTTGTGGAGGCCACAGCCCCTCGGCTAATCGTGGAGACATGGGTAAGATCTACAGGGGAGCATCTACAGACACGATTATGGGACGTGTatctgggggggtggggatgagggaggggggtgggaggtcaggaggAGGCCAGACCCAGGATGCCAAGGCCAGGCACTGAGATCCTTCCCGAGGGCCGTGGGATCTGGATTGTGTGCAGGAGGGAGGCGCTGGCCACTGGGGGAATCATGGGGCGGGTAGAGGCCTGGGAGGGCTCTGTGCTGTGGGTTCATGACAGACACCCAGGAGCATGGAGATGGGAAGATAGAATGTATGACGGAGgctgtggggagggtgggagCCAAGCAGAGATGGGGAGTGGATGTGCACCGGGGCACAAAGAGAATGGAGCCAGGGCACTCCCTGGACCCCACTTCTCCTGGGGCCCGGGGTTGGGGACTTTCCAGGTCACCAACATGGGCAGAGGGTGGGTAAGTCTGAAGGCATTTGTCCTCTTGGTATGTCAAATCTGCAGGTCCACATGAGGTTGTCCAGAGTGAGTGccgaggaggaagagaaaggggctgCCACAGCTGAGGTGAGGGGTAACAGCCTAGGAATGATGGGGGTGGGCCGCGCAGGGCACAGCAGCCTGAGATGCTAAAGGCAGGGCTGTTCCCTCTAAAGGACAATGATGGCGGCAGGGCACAGGCATGCATTGTGAGCACACCTGTCCTCTCTCCTCGCCAATGTCCGCTTAGCCATTCTGGCATGGAGCATCACTGCTCGGGACAGACTGAGACCTAAGGGGAGAGGGATGTGGTCGAGATCACGCCCagctgggtggggctgggccaTCCTGAAGCCCCTCCCCTAACCAGCGCCACttccagggtggggggtgggccgCAGATATGACCACAGGCAGGATGACTCAGGAGGTGTCCAGAACCGGATGCTGGCTGGCCATGGGGGAGCCCTGGTggacagaataaaagaaatgagttGCCTACCAGGGTGGGGAGCCCAAGAGGGGCTGAGAGGTTGGTCTACTGGCCTCTGGCAGGCCGCCTCCCCACCGGCAGCCTTGGGGAGGCAGTGGCACTGAGATGTTGAGGGCCCAGATCCTCAGCCCCAGCTCCAGAGGAGCCccgcctccttcccctctgctgcAGGCAGTCCCCTTGCCCCCTTGCCCTTCTTGGTCTTATCCTCTCCGTGCTCCCTTCCGCTCCCCAGCACCACACTCATGGCCTCCCTCTTGAAAGAGCATCTTCCTTGCTCAGCTTTCTGCTCTGGTCCAGGGCCTGAGGTCACAGTCAGGCTGGGCACATGGGGATGTATCTTCCCAAACTAGAGGTGAAATGAGGTGCCATCCGATCTGAGAGTGGGGGGCCGGGTTTGGGGAACGCAGGGAGTGCAGGATCCTCTCCCTGGATGACCACAGTCAGCTAGGGAAAAGACATTCATCTTGGGGTCTGCACTAATATAGTGATTTATTGCTCCTTTAGCCATGTGGGTTACCAAGTTCAAAGAGGGGGAGAAGAAACTGACGAAAATAGTGGCTCATCCAGGACAatcttccttctctgctttgtCCCTTGATTTCTCTGGAGCTCAGGCTTAAAGCCATGAACTCTGCTTCATTCCCAGCTGGCCCCCTGGGCCAAGAGAGGCTCGCTAGGTGTGTGTCTGTCAGGGTTGTGGGAGGGCCTCTTCCTCTATCACTCTGCCGGGCAGCTCTCCGTTAAGGTCCATGTTGTCTGATTGCCTTGACACTGGCACTTGCAAAGTCTCCTCCTCGTTGGGTTTTGGCTCGGACTGTGTCTCGGGCCCTGCCTCCTCCCGGGGCTCCAGCTTGGTGGCAGACTTTTTGTCAGGGGTCTCAGGGGTCCGTGAGGGCTCAGCGCCCCGGGAGCTCTCCCCTTCCTTGTGGATGGCTGCAGAGGACAGGCCCCGCACCTTGGGCTGCACCCAACAGTGGCTGAGGATCTCGTCGATGTGCAGGCGCCGGTTGACGTCCGGCTGTAGCATGCGGTAGATGAGGTCCTTGCACTCGCCAGTCAGGTGCTTGGAGCGAGGGAAGTTGACACGGTGCTCCTTCTGGATGCGCAGCATCTTCTTGATGTTGGAGTCGTCATAGGGCATGGAGCCACAGACCATGATGTAGAGGATCACGCCCAGGCTCCAGATGTCATACACCTTGGGCTGGTAGGGGATGCCCTGCAGCACCTCGGGGGCCGCATACGCCGCCGACCCACAGAAGGTCTTGCTGAGGATGATGCGGCCGCTGTCGTCCCGCAGGCAGCGCTTGGAGAAGCCGAAGTCAGACAGCTTGATGTTGAAGTCCTTGTCGAGGAGAAGGTTCTCACACTTGAGATCTCGGTGGACGACGTCCAGGTCATGGCAGTACTTGATGGCTGAGGAGAGCTGGTGGAACTTCTTGCGAGCATCGTCCTCGTGCAGGGCTCCCCGGGTTTTGATGAACTCCAGGAGGTCACCCTGGACCCCAAGCTCCATGACAATGTAGACCTTGCCATCTGATGTCTCGAAGATCTCATAGGTCTTGACAATGGAGCGGTGGTTTAGCATGGCCAGAATCTCAATTTCCCGGGGAAGGAATTTCTCCAAGAAGTCCGTGGGGGCTTTCTTGCGGTCGATGATCTTAACTGCCACGTTGAACTTCAGGCGCTCAGAGTAAGCGGATTTGACTTTTGCGTACGAGCCCTCTCCCAAATTTATCCCCATGATGTAGCCTCGTCGTTTGAGGACGGCAGCGTCATCCATGGTACCGGGAGTGCCCAGTGCCTCTGAGGCTGCCCTCTACATCCCTGCGGGACATGGGCCAGCTGCCCTCATTAAATGTCCTCATTTACACTGTGGACAGAGAGTCCTCTGGGCTGGCTGGGCCTGCTGTCCCTGCCTCCTAGAGGCCAAGACTCTGGGGTGGAACATTCAGCATTGTCCCCCAGGTGACTTCAGTGGGTGAAGTCATAAAGGAGGAGTGCCCTGGGGGAATGAGGCTCTGGCCTTAGCCACTTGGACTTGGAACCCTGGAAGGCCAGCCAGGGGGTTGGAGTGGACCAAAGGCCAGCGGAGAGTGGCCTTGCGCTTGGCTGAGACCTGAGGTAGGTGGGGGCTGTGGGGAACACATTGGTCTGCCGGTGCTTCCAAACAAGGAGCCAGGCCTCCTCGTGGG is drawn from Mustela lutreola isolate mMusLut2 chromosome 11, mMusLut2.pri, whole genome shotgun sequence and contains these coding sequences:
- the TSSK2 gene encoding testis-specific serine/threonine-protein kinase 2; protein product: MDDAAVLRKKGYIVGINLGKGSYAKVKSAYSERLKFNVAVKIIDRKKTPTDFVERFLPREMDILATVNHRSIIKTYEIFETSDGRIYIVMELGVQGDLLEFIKCRGALHEDVARKMFRQLSSAVKYCHDLDVVHRDLKCENLLLDKDFNIKLSDFGFSKRCLRDGSGRIILSKTFCGSAAYAAPEVLQGIPYQPKVYDIWSLGVILYIMVCGSMPYDDSDIKKMLRIQKEHRVDFPRSKNLTGECKDLIYRILQPDVNRRLHIDEILSHSWLQPPKPKAMSSASFKREGEGKYRAECKLDTRPGSRPEHRPEHRPDHKLGAKTQHRLLVVPENEDRVEDRPAESSKAKDHHGTGAEVGKAST
- the LOC131811689 gene encoding testis-specific serine/threonine-protein kinase 1, whose amino-acid sequence is MDDAAVLKRRGYIMGINLGEGSYAKVKSAYSERLKFNVAVKIIDRKKAPTDFLEKFLPREIEILAMLNHRSIVKTYEIFETSDGKVYIVMELGVQGDLLEFIKTRGALHEDDARKKFHQLSSAIKYCHDLDVVHRDLKCENLLLDKDFNIKLSDFGFSKRCLRDDSGRIILSKTFCGSAAYAAPEVLQGIPYQPKVYDIWSLGVILYIMVCGSMPYDDSNIKKMLRIQKEHRVNFPRSKHLTGECKDLIYRMLQPDVNRRLHIDEILSHCWVQPKVRGLSSAAIHKEGESSRGAEPSRTPETPDKKSATKLEPREEAGPETQSEPKPNEEETLQVPVSRQSDNMDLNGELPGRVIEEEALPQP